CAAGAAATGCATGCTTTTATCCGAAACCTTATTGCTAAAAAATATAATCAAGAAGTAGCTGATAATACTACAATTTTATATGGTGGTAGTTGTAATGCCAAAAACGCGAAAGAATTATTTGCTTTAAAAGATGTTGATGGTGGTCTTATTGGTGGAGCTTCATTAAAAGCAGAAGATTTCCTATCTATTATTAAAAGTTTCTAATCGAAAGAGACTAAAATCTCTTTTTATTACTTTGTGCCTCTGTGGTTTTGTTTTTTTACCACTAAGGCACAAGAACACAGAGAAAAAGTACATTCAATTAAAACAACATGAATTATATTGAGTCAAAATTTACTATTGAGCCCCAAACTCCATTTCAGGAAATCTTAATTGCCGAATTAGCAGAAATTGGATTTGAAAGTTTTGATGAAACCGAAGAAGGTCTTTTGGCTTATATTAAAGAGCCTGATTTTGATGAGCGACAACTCAAAACATTAAGCCTTTTAAATAACGACTTGGTAAAGATTAGTTTTACCTACAAATTAATTAAGGATGAAAATTGGAATGCCGTTTGGGAGAGTAATTATGATTCTGTTATAATTGATGAACGCTGCTATATCCGGGCTCCTTTTCATCCCTCACGATCTGATGTAGAATTTGAATTATTGATTGAGCCACAAATGTCGTTTGGAACGGCTCACCACGAAACTACAGCTAATATGATTTCTTTACTTTTAGATGAAAACGTAAAAGGAAAATCATTTTTAGATATGGGTTGCGGAACCGGAGTTCTTGCCATTTTAGCCCATAAAAAAGGAGCAACACCTATTTGCGCCATCGACAATGATGAGTGGGCCTACCGAAATACTATTGATAATGTAAAAAAGAACAACAGTAATCAAATTACTGTTTATCAAGGCGATGCCTCTCTTCTTAAAGGGAAAAAATTCGATATTATTTTTGCTAATATCAATAAAAATATCTTACTAACTGATATGGAAACCTATTTCAAAAGTCTAAATGATAGTGGCATGCTATTTATGAGTGGCTTTTACGAAAACGATCTTTCCGATATAAAAATCAAAGCCGAACAATTAGGATTAAACTATACTAATCATATAGTGAAAAACGAATGGGTTGCAGTAAAATTCGCAAAAACCATAGCTTAATAAATACTAATTAAGCATACTTCATATAATATAAAGATACTAAAAGAAGCAACTGTAAGATTTAGTAATCTTTCTTACCTTTGAATCAAATCTTTAAACCAAACTATATGAAAAAAATCAATCTATTATTAAGCCTTTTACTTGTCTTGCCTTTCAGCCTTTTTGCACAGGTAAATTTAAAGTATCAAACTCCACCAAAAGAAATTTTAGAATTAGCAAACAGCAAGCTCACCCCTTCGGTAAGCATTGATAAAGAAGGAAAATGGATGCTTCTTATGGGGCGTTCAGCCTATAAATCTATTGAGCAAGTTGCCGCAAAAGAATACCGACTTGGAGGCTTACGTATTAACCCAAAAAATAACGACAATAGCAGAGTTCGTTATATTGAAACCCTGACACTAAAAAATATTGCAAGCAGTGAAGAATTTAACATAAAAGGCATGCCGAAAAATGCACAAATTGCAAATATTTCTTGGTCACCCGACTATTCTAAAATTGCATTCACCAACACACTCGCCAAAACCATTGAATTATGGGTTGTTGATGTAAATACAAAAACCGCTAAAAAATTAAGTCAGGATTTAAATGGCGTTTTTGGTCGCGGTTCTTATAATTGGTTTGCCGATGGACAATCTTTACTTTGCTTATTTATAAACCCCGATCGGGGCATTATGCCCAATGAAAACAAAACACCCACAGGACCGGTTATTCAAGAAAATATGGGAAAGAGAGCTCCTTCAAGAACATATCAGGATTTACTAAAAAACGGAACTGACGAAGCCCTTTTCGATTATTTTGCGACATCCATTCTTGTAAAAGTAACGCTTAATGGAAATAAAAAAACTCTCACCAAAGCTGAAATATTCAGTAGCTTTAATCTATCGCCTAATGGCGAATATATTTTAGCCCGAACCATTCAAAAACCTTACTCTTATTTAGTTCCTTATTATAGATTCCCTGCAAAATTGGAATTATTAAATAAAGACGGTGAATTTATTAAAATTGTTCAGGAGCTACCATTAATAGAAGAAATGCCACAAGGTTTTGATGCTGCCCAAAGCGGTGCAAGAAGAGTTAGCTGGCGTGCCGACAAACCGGCATCATTATATTGGGTTGAAGCTTTAGATGGAGGTGATCCGAAAAATAAAGTAGAATTAAGAGACGCTGTTTATACTACCGATTATCCTTTCGATTTAAATATTAAAAACCATTTAGTCTCAACAAAAAACAGATTTGCCGGAGTTAGTTGGGGAAATAACAATATTGCCATTGTTTACGACCGTTGGCGAAAAAACAGAAACAGCGTTACTTACCTTATCAACCCATCAGTAAGTAATAAAAATCCAACTATCTTATACGATAGAAGTACTGAAGATTTGTATAGCGACCCGGGTTATTTTGTTACTGACGAAAACGAGTTTGGGCGAAATACCTTATTAATTACCAATAAAAAATATCTTTACCTTGTTGGCCAAGGCTACTCTCCTGAAGGCAATCGTCCGTTTATAGATCGCTTTGATTTAAACAAAAAAAATAGCATACGATTATGGCAAGCCGATGGTAAAAAAACTTATGAAAACATTACTGAAGTTTTGGATATACAAAGAGGGCTACTAATAACAAATGTACAATCAGAAGACCAAAACCCTCAATATTTCATACGTAATATAAAAAAGAAAATAGCTCCAAAACAAATTACTAACTTTCCTAACCCCTACAAAAGTTTGACCGGAGTTAGTAAAGAATTCATCAAATATAAAAGAGAGGATGGTGTTGATTTAAGCGCAACTCTTTATCTTCCGGCAGGGTATAATAAAGAAAAAGACGGTCCTCTTCCTCTATTAATGTGGGCTTATCCAAGAGAATATAAAGATTCTAAAACCGCCGGAATGATTCGGACTTCTCCACATCGATTTATGAGAGTAAACTATAGATCTCCTATTTTTTGGGTTAATCGTGGATTTGCAGTTATGGAAAACACAGAATTTCCAATTATTGGTGTGGGAAGCGAAGAACCTAACGACAATTTTGTTCCTCAGTTAATTGCAAATGCTAAAGCTGCCATAGATTATGTTGTTAAATTAGGAGTTGTCGATCCTGATCGTTGTGCCGTTGGAGGTCATTCTTATGGTGCATTTATGACAGCTAATCTGCTCACACATTCTGATTTATTTGCCGCCGGAATTGCCCGCAGCGGAGCCTATAACCGAACACTCACTCCTTTTGGATTTCAATCGGAAGAAAGAACATATTGGCAAGCTCCAGAATTATATTATGCAATGAGCCCTTTTATGCACGCAGATATTATGAAACATCCTTTATTACTTATCCATGGTATAGCAGATAATAATTCCGGCACATTTCCATTACAGAGCGAACGTTACTATAATGCCCTAAAAGGACACGGTGCAACTGTTAGGTTAGTTATGCTTCCGGCAGAAATGCATGGCTATGCAGCTAAAGAATCTATTTTCCATGTACTTTGGGAAACGGATCAATGGTTAATGAAATATGTAAAGAATAAAAAATAATACTTATTACTACTAAGTCGAATTAAAAATACCGTTTACTACTTTAAAAAGAGAAGTTTTAAAAAACTTCTCTTTTTTATTTTGTTTAAACCAAGCACTTTATGTGAAATATTAAAAAATAAAACCGATTTTAAAATCCCTTACAGCTTAGAATAATACCGAATTTGTATCTTTGATAACTGTTCCGATAAAAATTATAATTAATTATGCAACGTCCGACTTTTTTACATTGGAATTATTCAATGCTCATACTGATAATTTTTGTGCTTTTTTCAGGAAAAACACAAGCTCAACAAAGAGTATCTAGTTTCCCTGAAGATCCTATTCTCTATTTTTCAACCTTGGAACAACACTTTAGCTTTGTACAAAAAAGCAAAAAAAAGGAAGCTGCAATTTTTCTTCAAGAACTAAAAATAAAATGGAATTCCGATTTCTTTTCTGATGACGTTAAAAAACAAATATACTTATCATCAAATAAAATGCTAGCCAATAAAATGGCAGCCATGCCCTTTTTCTACGATTATTTTAAAACACTTATTCATCTTATTGAAGAAAATAATAATGAAAGTACTATAGCTTGGATAAAAGCCTCTCAACATATTCTTGACAATAAAAACTATAGAGAATTCTCCTCTTTTGTACGGTCTGCCAATATGTTTTTTACGAAAAACTTAATCTTTTACAATCGCACACTCAAATGGAAAGTCAATGCCAACAATTATTCTATCTCCTTTGAAAATGATTCACTAAAATATATTTTTCCTCAAACAAACTTGGTTTGTTACACTAAGAATGACAGCTCTAATATTATCAATACTAAAGGAATATATTATCCTTCAACTAACACTTGGACAGGAGAAGGCGGCAAAATTGGATGGACTCGTGCCAACTACTCCATCGACAGTGTTTATGCTATACTTAAACATTATTCCATCTATTTACTTTATTCAAAATTTAAAGCCGATTCGGTTCAACTACACCACTATCACTATTTTGACAAACCATTAATGGGGAAATTAGAAGAACAGGTTTTGGCTTCACGTAGAGGAAATAAAGCTATTTATCCAAAATTTGTTTCATATAAAAAGCGATGGGAAATACCAAATATTTTTCCCAATATCGATTTTGTAGGAGGCATACAGGTAAAGGGAGCACAACTTTTTGGTTTTGGTGATGAATCTAATCCTGCATCATTAACGATAAGAAAAAACGATACTGTTTTCATAAAATTACGAGCAAATAGCTTTAGCATACAAAAAGATTATATGCGCTCACAATACACTTCATTAACCATACTGCACAAAAACGATTCTATTTACCATAGTGGGCTTCGCATGAATTATACAAGCGAAAATCAGTTACTCTCTTTTACACGTGATAATCATGGCTTAACTGCTAATCCTTTTTACAATACTTATCATCAAATTGATATGTATGTAGAAGCTGTTTATTGGAAAATGGATGAAAATAAAATCAGTTTTGATATGACAATGGGTAGAACAAAAAGACCTGCACATTTTGAATCATTCAACTATTTTTCTGAATATATATACAACCGCATAAAGGGTATAGATGTAGAAAATCCTTTAGTTGACTTAAAGCGTTATGCCGATAAAAACGGGAGTAATATTGTTTACTTTGATGAGTATGCCGACTACCTGCACTTACCCATTGAGCAGGTTCAGTTATTACTACTTGATCTTGCACATAGAGGGTTTTTACTTTACGATGCAAATAACGAACGCGCAGAATTAGGCGATAAAATAGATTTTTATCTAAAAGCTTATGCAGGAGAAATTGACTCCGATGTTATTCGTTTCGAATCTCATCCCGGCAAAAGAGAAGCTAATGCCTATTTAAAAATTGATGATTTTGATTTACAAATAAATGGTCTCGACCGCATAACACTTTCCGATTCGCAAAACCTTATTATTGAGCCAACTAACAGAAGTATTGTACTCGGAAAAAATAAGGACTTTACTTTTAATGGTAAAATTACAGCCGGACGGTTATCATTTGCAACTACCAATAGCTCATTTAATTACAACGAATTTAAATTGGATATGCCTTCTATCGACTCACTCTGGTTTTGGGTAAAAGGAGATCCTCTTCCTAACGGAGGATATGAAAGAAGATATGTACAAACGGCTATTCGTGATTTAAGTGGTGATTTACTTATTGACCACCCCGATAATAAGTCGGGCTTAGAACCAAGAGATGAATACCCTATCTTTAACAGTAATAAAGATTCGTACGTATATTATAATACATCAAACATTCAAAAAGGAGTTTATACTAAAGATAGATTTTATTTTCACGTAAATCCCTTTACTCTATCGTCTTTAAATAATTTTAGTACCGATGATATTGCATTTGAAGGCTATTTGGCTTCAGGTGGAATTTTCCCCGACATATCGCAAGCATTAACCGTTCAAGAAGATTATTCTCTTGGATTTACCAAAGAATTACCTCCTGAAGGCATTATGGCATATGGTGATAAAGGAAGATTTTTCAATAAAATTAATTTAAGTAACGAAGGACTAAAAGGTGATGGTGAACTTACTTTTATTAATTCTGTTACAACTTCCCAAGACTTTGTATTCCTACCTGATTCTATGAATGTTTATGCACAAACCTTTGAATTAAAACCCACAACGGTTCCTGTTGAATTCCCTCGTGTAAGTGGTGTAGATACCTACCAACAATGGCTTCCATATAAAGAAACTATGAAAATAAGTTCTATTGATAAAAATATCAATATGTACGACGATGAAACATTTATTGATGGGACAATAATGCTGCGTCCAACATCACTAAGCGGAAAGGGGAATATTAATTTTAAAGTGGCTAAATTAAGCTCAGCAAATTATGTATTCAAAAACCAAACTTTCGATGCTGAAAAAACCAACTTTATCGATGAAGGGATGTCGCTCAATAATTTTAGCGCACATACCGATTATACCCAACGCAGTATTACTTTTAGTTCTAACGACGGAACATCAAAAGTAGATTTCCCTGAAAATTTATATATCTGCTATATGGACGAAGCTAAATGGTATATGGATGAAGACATAACCGAATATGCTTCTAGTTTCAAAGGCATAGACAATCAATTTAGTGATTTTAGTCTTCGTAAGTTAGCGGATACCGAATACAAAGGATCTGATTTTATTTCCACACATCCGACTCAAGATTCACTTTCATTTGTTTCTACAAAAGCCAAATTTAACTCAAAAGAAAAAATAATTGAAGCCGAAGGGGTACACTATATTAAAGTTGCTGATGCCGTAATTTTCCCGGAAGAAAATAAAGTTACAATATTAAAAAATGCTAATATTGTCCCTCTGAAAAACTCACAAATTATTACTAATGCTATAACAAAATATCATGAAATAAATAATGCAATAGTAAAAATTGAAGGTAGAAAATCATACAAAGGTTCGGGTGATTATATTTATATCGACAATAAACAAAAACGTCATCCTATACATTTTAAAAAAATACAAGTAGATTCCTCTTACCAAACCGTTGCTCAAGGCGAAATCTTTGCTGAAGATAATTTCACTCTTAGTCAAGAATTTTATTTCCGTGGTATCACCAAACTCGAAGCCAGCCGCAAACTACTGGAATTCAATGGTGGATTCAGAATTGAAAGCAACTGTATTCCGGGGCAAAACTGGATAAAATTCAGCTCAGTAGTTGACCCTAACGATATTAAAATTCCTATCTCGGCTCAACCAATAGTTCCGGATATTAGTCGTCTACAAAAATTTGTGGGGATTCTAAATTCGCCGGCACGACAAAAAAACTATTCTGCATTTCTTAGCAATAGAATTGATTATTATGATTCTCTACTACTTACTGCCAGCGGATATATTATGTACGATAAAAGCTCAAAAGAGTACAGAATTTCATCAAAAGAGAAATTAAATCAGATGGCGCTTCCTGACAATTATTTCAGCTTAAGAACACAAGATTGCAGCACTTATGGAGAGGGGAAAATTAGTCTGGATGTTAACTTTCTTGATTTAAGTATGAAAAGTTACGGGAATATTCATCATAAAGATTCTATTTCCAATATACGACTTGGAATGGCTATTGATTTCCATTTTTCCGATGATGCTTTAAAAAATATTGCCGATCAATTTGCAAATGCAGCTACAACTCAAAAAGTTGATAATAGCAGCACATATTATGCAAAGATGATAGCAGGATTTATAGGAATAGACGAAGCCGAAAAATATATAAGCCGTCAACTTATTGGTAACCAAAGACGCGTCCCCAACCATTTAGTACATACTATTTTCTTAAATGATATTAATTTAAAATGGAATGCTATGCAAGATTCATATCTTAGCGAAGGATTGATTGGAATAGGGAACTTAGGCAAAAACAGAATAAATGTGATGGCAAAAGGTAATGTCGAAGTCAGAAAAAGTCGAGATGGAGATGAACTCACTATCTATTTTGAAGTAAATAATAATTGGTATTTCTTTAAGTACACCAACAACGTAATGCAAGTAAACTCATCTAATGAAGACTTCAAGGACATTATTCAATCTATCGTGGATGGTAAAGGAGAGAAAAATAGATTAAAACAAGACAAGGTAACGGGAAAAAGATCTAATTATAGATATGTTTTATGCAAACGTGGTGAAAAAGAAGACTTTTTAAACCGAATAAAAGCAAACTAATAGAAAAGAATATAAATTTGCTGTAGAATACAAAACTAATATTAGAAAAATCAGACTTTGAGAACATATATCCGACACTACATTTTAACCTTATTCTTTAGCTTATTGCTTATTCTTCCGCAGCAATCGCAAGCACAATCCGGTTTTAGTAGCGAAAGTGAGATGAAAGCAAAAGCATCTGATTATTTCTCTGAAGATAAATTTGATCTGGCTTTTCCTCTCTACTCTCAACTATTAAGCCTCGATCCTAAAAATGCAGAGCTAAACTATAGATTTGGAGTCTGCCTCATGTATACCGATCGTTCAGATTCTGAAGCACCAATAAAATATTTAGAAAAAGCTATTAATAAGGTGAGCGATATTGCGTTCTATTACCATCTTGCTGTTGCCTATCAAAATAATTACTTTTTTACCGATGCCATTTATAACTACCGAAAATATTTACAGTTAGCCAGAAATAAAGCACGAAAAGACTATGACGTAAATCGCAAAATAGCGATGTGCCAGAATGGTATGAATATGCTGAAAGCAGTCGATGATTTATATGTAATGCAAAAATCGGAAGTCGACAGAAAAGCATTTTATCGTTCATATGAATTAGTAGATTTTGGAGGGCGTTTTTTAAACCTTCCTAAAGAGTTTTTAAGCAAAGCCGACCTGAAAACCAATCAAGAAAAAGTAACCTATTTCAATCCTAAAGCAAAATTATTGTTTTATGCCCTAAACAATAAAAACCAAAAAGATATTTATTATCGCATCCGTCAAAACGACGGAGGATGGTCGGAAGCAATATTACTAAGCTCAAGAATAAATACAAATTACGACGAAGATTATCCTTTTTTAATGTCCGATGGCAAAACTCTTTATTTTAGTTCAAAAGGACATAATACTATGGGCGGATTCGATATCTTCCGTACTGTGTACGATAGTCTTAGTCGCCAATGGAGCAAGCCTTCAAACTTAAGTTTTCCTTTTAATACTCCTTCGGATGATATTTTATTTATTTCCAATCCCGACGAAACTATGGCTTGGTTTGCTTCAAACCGAAATAGTTTAAATAATAAAATTACAGTTTACAAAGTTGGTATTATTAAAAAAGAACAACAATCAGCAGATTTATCCGGCATTTACGATGGCAACAAACTATCCGACAATGATTTGGGAAAAATTAAAAATATGGCGATGCTAGACATTAATATTTCTGACAAAGAATTTAATGAAATACCCATAGATAAAAAACAAAAACTTGAAGCTCTTAAAAAAGATGATGCTAACCGTATTTCACAAAATATTCATCAAGCCAACTTAATAAATATCGATAAGCAGATTGAATTACAAGAAATGCAAACAGGCTTAAACGATAGTATTAAAATCGTTATTAAACAGATAGACAATAAGTTAGAATACCTGAAATCTCTTTATATACGAACACAAAATATAATTACTTCAAAATACAGTAAGGTTCAACAAGGATATACAGAGCTATCTCAGCTACTTGAAAAAGCACAAAAAACAACATTATTAAATAAGAAAAAGGAACTTATTGACGATGCTAACAAAAAGCTTTTTAATACCCTTCGTGAAGATGTACAATATAATAGCCTAAATAAAATTGAAGCTGCTATAAATGAACAAATCAACGCTCAGCGAAAACTACTGACAAGAGCCAATATGGTTTTTGGTGATATTCAAAAAAATATTATCACCCGTAACGAAACCGAAAGCAGAAAAAACATTAAACTTTTAGATATACTCATTGAAAGTGCTGACACTCTCACCGATTACACCAAAATTATAGATTATACAAAAGGCGAATTGCTTTATCCTGACTACCCTTCCAATCTGTTAAACGAAGCCACTTTTGCAGCCTATTATATTGAGGATGAAAATGAATACCTCTCTCCTATTTCTGCTGTTGAAACTCGTTTTACAGCTTATATTCCAGTGGTAGAGGAATCGTCTGAATTGGACTTTTTAAAAAGTATAGAAATAAAAACGAGTGCCGCAAGGCAAAAAAACAAACAACTTTTATATCAATTAAAACTTACCGAAAGTTTAATTAAAGAAAAAAAGCAGAAGGCTGATTTATTACTAAAAGAAGCAAATGCTCTGACAACAAAATTTAACTCAACATCTGATTTAGTAGCTATAAACGCCAAATTTGCCGAAGTTAGAAGAGCTGCTTTTGAAACAACCTTAGCCCAAGAAATTTACGATAGCCTTAAAACGACTATTAAAAAATCAAAAAAAATTGCTGATGAACTAACTTCACTAAAAAGCGATATTGAATTACTGATGGAACAAGGCAAAAATAAAGACGCCTACAGCTTAGAAAATAGAGTTAAAGAACTGGAAACGCAAAATTTTAATCTCCCCAATTATAATAATAGTATCGATTTTAACACAAAAAGACTTCTTAATATAAGCTATCCTCCTGCAATTAAAAACACCAGCACTTATGTAGAATACACTATAAAAGATGGGGAATTACAACGAAGAAAAGGGCAGGCTTTTTCTTATAAAAATGTTGATGAATTAATAGCTAGCAATAATCTGTTAGAAACAGCAGAAGATGAAAAGTTATCTGTGACAAATAATGCCAAAGTAAACCCTTCAAAGAAAGAAATACGAGAGGAATTATCTACGTTCAAACAACAACAAACAAATAGATTAGAGAAACTCACTCTACAATCAAGCTTCCTGACAAAAAAAGCGAGTGAAAAATTAGACTCATCTAATGCCGCCTTACTTGATTTTGAATTAATGCGAGAAAAATATAATAATGGGGAGTTAAGTGATCAGAAAAGCATATTAGCAAAGCAAACTGAGTCACAAAATTTATTGTATCAATCTTTAGCAATAAAAAGTTTTGCCGAAAAAACCGACTCTATAATTCAAGCCGAGCAAAAGTTAAAAAAGGAATCTACCGACCAAATTTTTGCCATTGAACAAGCATTATTAGAAAATCAACCGGAAAAAGCCCAAGCACTCTATCGTGCTCTTAATAAAAACATTACAACAACAAATAAAGAAGTAGAATCTCTTGTACAAGACTGGATTAAAACCGAAGTCGATAATATTCCCAAACAAAAAATACAAGCAAATACTGCATTTGAAAATTCTCAAAAACTTACTGATGAATCTATAAAATTATTAATGGAATCTCAAGATTTAAGAGAAACGGCAAAAAATAAAACTAATGCTTTTAAACGAAGAGAACTCATACGAAATGCTGAAGAAAAAGAAATACTTGGAATTCAAAAGCAAGACGAAGCCGACAAACAATTAGCCACAGGAACTAAACTTTACGAACTTATAAAAAGAGCAGAAGCAATAAAACCAATAGCAAGTGAATTTACAGCACCAACTATGCTTCTAGCCGGCACAGAAACAATTTTAAATCCAAATAAACGTAAAACTGAACTTAATGAGCGTTTAAATATTAGAGAAAAAGAAGCACCTCTCACGATATCAACCGAAAAACTACTTCTACAAAAAGAAAGTCCAAAACTTGATATTGAAAATATTCCGGAGATGAATGATTTAATGGCTTATGAAACAAAACGATATAAAGCACAACTTTTAGCCGATGAATTAGACATTAATAAACGGGAAACTGTGCATCTGCTAAAAAAAGCTAAAGTACTAAGCGGTAAAGCTGCTATTGAAAATTCGCATCAGATTGCAGAACTAAGAAAAGAAGCAGAATCCTTACAAAAAGCTTCTGCTCAAGCATTTATTGAAGCTAGAAATATTTATAATCAATTACCTAATACAGACAAAAAACAAGCGGATAAAAGCGAAAGCAATTTTGAGAATTACTTAATAAATGTAAAAAATCGTATTGCTCAATTGCTTAACGACGTAACCTTATTAAGTGAACAAGCCAACAGCACAACAGACAAAGCAAGTCGTGAGAACTTAATCCGACAAGCAGATGAAAAAGAACAAATTGCTATGTATCTTATTTTGGACGAATATGAAATTATAGCTCAACGTAATAAACAAAACTATCGCAAAAATTCTCTTACAATCAATAAGCTTTTCCTTGAAAATCTGAATAAAGAAGAAAAAAAATTAATGCAAGCTGTTTTCACTCAAATCGAAAGATTTATTGATCAAGCGAATAAAAAACGTATAAAAGCAAAAAATAATGAGCTTTCGTTTACATTAAGAAAAATGTTGTATCAAGATGCCTTTTCACTTGAATCCAGTGCTTTAGATTTACAGTTAGAAGCTATAAGAATGATGCAACAAAATGATATAAAGACTATGTTGGCATATCAAGAAAAACCTACTACTCAAACGGAAACTCTTGCAACAAAAGCTCCCTCAACAACTAAAAATAATGCAGATAAACAAAGCCAAGAGGAGAATTCTATTCCAAAGCCTAAGATAGATGAGACCACTGTTGCTTTTACTGAAACAGAAAAGTCCTCTGAAACGACTACTAAAGTTGAAGAAACTTCTGTAACCGCTGTTGAAAAGAAAAAATTAGAAGAAACAATCAAACAAGAAACTACAGAAGCTATAGTGGCTGAGGCTGCAAAAGAAAATGAAGTTATTGCTAAAACAAAACAAGCAAAAGAAACAGAGCCAAAAAATAACGATTCGAGAGAGCTTCTTAGTCGGGTTGAGAATAATACAGAAATAAAAACTAATGTTGAAAACAAAGTTTCTACTTCTGTACACAAGACAAATAAAACGCCTAAAACATTCCCCAATGTGCGTTTAGAGCAAAAACCTAATGGCACTCAGTTTAGTGTACAAATTGCTGCAATTGGCGGAATAAGAACAACCGATAACTTTATGAATGTTATTGAATTATTCGCATTAAAAGATAGCGAGAAAGAACTATATAGGTATTTTTCCGGAAGATTTACAAATCTTAAGGCAGCCATTATCCGGCGTAATTCTTTAAGATTGCAAGGTTATTCCGATGCTTTTATTAAAAGCTGGAAAGATGGTAAAAACGTAAGTATGTTTGAGGCTGCCGGAGAAATTGATGAAGCCACATCAGCATTATTAAGAAAAACCATAATAGCACTTCCCAGCCAGTTTAAAAATGTAAATTTTTCCGCTACCAATATTTCTC
This portion of the Bacteroidales bacterium genome encodes:
- the prmA gene encoding 50S ribosomal protein L11 methyltransferase encodes the protein MNYIESKFTIEPQTPFQEILIAELAEIGFESFDETEEGLLAYIKEPDFDERQLKTLSLLNNDLVKISFTYKLIKDENWNAVWESNYDSVIIDERCYIRAPFHPSRSDVEFELLIEPQMSFGTAHHETTANMISLLLDENVKGKSFLDMGCGTGVLAILAHKKGATPICAIDNDEWAYRNTIDNVKKNNSNQITVYQGDASLLKGKKFDIIFANINKNILLTDMETYFKSLNDSGMLFMSGFYENDLSDIKIKAEQLGLNYTNHIVKNEWVAVKFAKTIA
- a CDS encoding S9 family peptidase; the encoded protein is MKKINLLLSLLLVLPFSLFAQVNLKYQTPPKEILELANSKLTPSVSIDKEGKWMLLMGRSAYKSIEQVAAKEYRLGGLRINPKNNDNSRVRYIETLTLKNIASSEEFNIKGMPKNAQIANISWSPDYSKIAFTNTLAKTIELWVVDVNTKTAKKLSQDLNGVFGRGSYNWFADGQSLLCLFINPDRGIMPNENKTPTGPVIQENMGKRAPSRTYQDLLKNGTDEALFDYFATSILVKVTLNGNKKTLTKAEIFSSFNLSPNGEYILARTIQKPYSYLVPYYRFPAKLELLNKDGEFIKIVQELPLIEEMPQGFDAAQSGARRVSWRADKPASLYWVEALDGGDPKNKVELRDAVYTTDYPFDLNIKNHLVSTKNRFAGVSWGNNNIAIVYDRWRKNRNSVTYLINPSVSNKNPTILYDRSTEDLYSDPGYFVTDENEFGRNTLLITNKKYLYLVGQGYSPEGNRPFIDRFDLNKKNSIRLWQADGKKTYENITEVLDIQRGLLITNVQSEDQNPQYFIRNIKKKIAPKQITNFPNPYKSLTGVSKEFIKYKREDGVDLSATLYLPAGYNKEKDGPLPLLMWAYPREYKDSKTAGMIRTSPHRFMRVNYRSPIFWVNRGFAVMENTEFPIIGVGSEEPNDNFVPQLIANAKAAIDYVVKLGVVDPDRCAVGGHSYGAFMTANLLTHSDLFAAGIARSGAYNRTLTPFGFQSEERTYWQAPELYYAMSPFMHADIMKHPLLLIHGIADNNSGTFPLQSERYYNALKGHGATVRLVMLPAEMHGYAAKESIFHVLWETDQWLMKYVKNKK
- a CDS encoding triose-phosphate isomerase, which encodes QEMHAFIRNLIAKKYNQEVADNTTILYGGSCNAKNAKELFALKDVDGGLIGGASLKAEDFLSIIKSF